One Nitrospira sp. genomic region harbors:
- a CDS encoding DsrE family protein encodes MNSKKLGLLLSVPPTHRSVETVYRLSRAALERKTEVYLYLIDEGVKNISDARYQELATDGVKLFACAYGCQQHHVSTDGIHSKISLCGLVVLSGIIDACDQFLAFT; translated from the coding sequence ATGAATTCAAAGAAGCTCGGACTGCTTCTTTCAGTCCCTCCGACACATAGAAGCGTGGAGACGGTCTATCGTCTGTCACGCGCGGCTCTTGAGCGCAAGACCGAGGTGTATTTGTACCTCATCGACGAAGGGGTAAAGAATATTTCCGACGCCCGGTATCAGGAACTGGCGACGGATGGTGTGAAGCTCTTTGCCTGCGCCTATGGATGCCAACAGCATCATGTCTCGACCGATGGGATCCATTCCAAGATCTCGTTATGCGGACTGGTTGTCCTCTCCGGGATTATCGATGCCTGTGATCAATTTTTAGCCTTTACCTGA
- a CDS encoding FAD-dependent thymidylate synthase: MSQDQSSRRVIAVAPMPPEKSAYALARYSRSPDSIESSIKWVHGHSSEKFWDQFYFDYGHASIADLGHVIICFENISELAAIRLEDEPLWDGQAKSSRYQNFASGSWYIPDSLRGTETEGTYEGILRSLSEVYRLLHPQLTQFLTEREPRPESMKPADYQRTIAARAFDVTRYLLPLAAKTNVGQVVSIRTLEKQITRLLSSQLPELRLIADDLKDACQRAPMNVWGELSGQAAGMTEPMAPTLARHAKPNDYQSSVYQELGRYAKGALKGTGLDQPSTWGEQESVELIEGHDPIDEIVTTLLYRATHAPYRKILAVVRDWTDKQKQDAIDVGMSARGPYDELIKEFRSGYAFTFDILMDIGGWRDMHRHRRCQQIQQNFTTIHGYDVPPPLVQAGLDSEYRQAMDAVRIDIEQLKKTSAEGSLYAIPFGFKVRCLFKMDYAEAEYIAKLRSGVKGHWSYRTVAWLMKQKLAARYPMLGDRIQATSPDIEDTLTR; the protein is encoded by the coding sequence ATGAGTCAGGATCAATCCAGCCGGCGCGTGATCGCCGTGGCGCCCATGCCACCGGAGAAATCCGCCTATGCCCTGGCGCGGTACAGCCGCTCGCCCGACTCCATCGAGAGCAGCATCAAGTGGGTCCACGGCCACTCGTCGGAAAAATTCTGGGACCAGTTTTATTTCGATTACGGCCATGCGTCGATCGCCGACCTCGGCCACGTCATCATCTGTTTTGAAAACATTTCCGAACTCGCCGCCATCCGCCTCGAAGACGAACCGTTGTGGGACGGGCAGGCGAAATCGAGCCGCTATCAAAATTTTGCCTCGGGCAGCTGGTATATCCCGGACTCCCTGCGCGGGACGGAGACCGAAGGCACCTACGAAGGGATCTTGCGGAGCCTGTCCGAGGTCTATCGTCTCCTGCATCCACAGCTGACCCAGTTTCTCACCGAGCGCGAACCGCGCCCCGAATCGATGAAGCCGGCCGATTACCAACGCACGATTGCTGCGCGGGCGTTCGACGTCACGCGCTATCTCCTGCCGTTGGCGGCGAAGACCAACGTCGGGCAGGTCGTGAGCATCAGGACGTTGGAAAAGCAGATCACGCGCCTGCTCTCTTCGCAATTGCCGGAGCTGCGCCTCATTGCCGACGACCTCAAGGATGCCTGCCAGCGCGCCCCCATGAACGTGTGGGGCGAGTTGAGCGGCCAGGCGGCGGGCATGACCGAGCCGATGGCTCCGACTCTCGCGCGCCATGCCAAGCCGAACGACTATCAATCCTCGGTGTATCAGGAGCTGGGCCGGTACGCGAAAGGGGCCCTCAAGGGAACGGGCCTGGATCAACCGTCAACCTGGGGCGAACAGGAATCGGTCGAGCTGATCGAAGGCCACGACCCGATCGATGAAATCGTCACGACATTACTCTATCGCGCGACGCACGCGCCGTATCGCAAGATCCTCGCCGTCGTTCGCGACTGGACCGACAAGCAGAAGCAGGATGCCATCGACGTCGGCATGAGTGCACGGGGTCCCTACGACGAACTGATCAAGGAATTCCGCAGCGGCTACGCCTTCACCTTCGACATCCTGATGGACATCGGCGGCTGGCGCGACATGCACCGGCACCGGCGCTGCCAGCAGATCCAGCAGAACTTCACGACGATCCACGGCTACGACGTGCCGCCGCCGTTGGTGCAGGCGGGCCTGGATTCAGAATACCGGCAGGCCATGGATGCCGTCCGCATCGACATCGAACAGCTCAAGAAGACCAGCGCTGAAGGGTCGCTCTATGCCATCCCCTTCGGGTTCAAAGTCCGCTGCCTCTTCAAGATGGACTATGCCGAGGCCGAATACATCGCCAAGCTTCGCTCAGGCGTGAAGGGCCACTGGTCCTATCGCACCGTCGCCTGGCTGATGAAACAGAAGCTGGCCGCGCGGTATCCGATGCTCGGAGACCGTATCCAGGCCACATCCCCCGATATCGAAGACACCTTGACCAGATAG
- the hisS gene encoding histidine--tRNA ligase: MIKGIKGVKDLLPEETPRWRLIEEKARFWASTFGFHEIRVPIFEVTTLFARSIGASTDIVEKEMYTFQDRDGTSLTLRPEGTAGTVRAYIEHNRAADPLPQKYCYLGPMFRHERPQAGRLRQFHQFGVESFGMADPRADVETIALLWQLLSDLQLPALTLEINNLGYTSDREAYRPVLVAYLRQQESQLCANCVRRIETNPLRVLDCKVPACRTATDAAPTLAGSMAEPATTYFTKVLEGLQAIGIPYQLNHRLVRGLDYYCLTTFEVTTTSLGAQNAVGAGGRYDGLVETLDGPKTPAVGFAVGIERISMMLPETVTPPSVGDKTVYVAAFGDRAALEGLKILQDLRLAGIRAVTDFRSATLKAHLRQADRFTCRYTLILGDDELDKGSAILRNMETKDQQDLPLPTIVAALSARVLTS, translated from the coding sequence ATGATCAAAGGCATCAAGGGCGTCAAAGATCTGCTTCCGGAAGAGACCCCGCGCTGGCGCCTCATCGAAGAGAAGGCGCGGTTCTGGGCCTCGACGTTCGGCTTTCACGAAATCCGTGTGCCGATTTTCGAAGTGACAACGCTCTTTGCCCGCAGTATCGGGGCGTCGACGGACATCGTCGAAAAAGAAATGTATACGTTTCAGGACCGGGACGGCACGTCGCTGACCTTGCGCCCCGAGGGAACGGCCGGAACGGTCCGGGCCTACATCGAACATAATCGCGCGGCCGATCCGCTCCCCCAGAAATATTGTTACCTCGGGCCGATGTTCCGCCACGAGCGGCCGCAAGCCGGGCGTTTGCGGCAATTTCATCAGTTCGGCGTGGAATCCTTCGGCATGGCCGATCCGCGGGCGGATGTTGAAACGATCGCCTTGCTCTGGCAGTTGCTTTCCGATCTGCAACTCCCCGCGCTGACCCTGGAAATCAATAATCTCGGGTACACGAGCGACCGGGAGGCCTATCGACCGGTTCTGGTGGCTTATCTCCGCCAACAGGAAAGCCAGCTCTGTGCCAATTGCGTCCGGCGCATTGAGACGAATCCCTTGCGCGTGCTGGATTGCAAGGTGCCGGCCTGTCGAACCGCCACAGATGCTGCGCCGACGCTGGCCGGTTCGATGGCGGAACCGGCCACGACCTATTTTACGAAGGTGCTGGAGGGGCTTCAGGCGATCGGCATTCCCTATCAGTTGAATCATCGACTGGTCAGGGGATTGGATTATTACTGCCTGACGACGTTTGAAGTCACGACCACCAGTTTAGGAGCTCAGAACGCGGTCGGCGCCGGTGGGCGCTATGATGGTCTGGTTGAGACCTTGGATGGCCCTAAGACGCCGGCTGTCGGCTTCGCGGTGGGAATTGAGCGTATCTCTATGATGCTGCCGGAAACCGTTACTCCGCCCTCTGTCGGAGATAAGACGGTCTATGTAGCGGCTTTCGGCGACCGTGCCGCCCTTGAAGGATTGAAGATTCTCCAAGACCTCCGTCTGGCCGGTATTCGAGCGGTGACGGATTTCCGTTCAGCGACCTTGAAAGCTCACCTCCGCCAGGCGGATCGTTTTACTTGTCGCTATACCCTTATTCTCGGTGATGACGAACTCGATAAAGGTTCAGCCATTCTCAGAAATATGGAAACGAAAGATCAACAAGATCTTCCTCTTCCAACGATTGTCGCCGCTCTTTCCGCACGAGTTCTGACCTCCTAA